In a genomic window of Blattabacterium cuenoti:
- the trpS gene encoding tryptophan--tRNA ligase, producing MEKILTGIRSTGSPHLGNILGVIIPSIFMANKNMKHYSFIFIADLHSMVQIENIETIRNNTYQIAAAWLAFGLNVDNCLLYRQSDVSLVTELAWYFNCFYPYKRLTLAHAFKEKEVDKTKISVGLFTYPILMAADILLYNAKIVPVGKDQLQHIEIARRIANYFNKKVGEKLFVLPNALLQKNMFVIGTDGKKMSKSKKNCINIFSSNEVLKKQIMGIRTDSKSVKEKKNPETDYIISLYSLIASLDQTEIMKKKYIRGGYGYYDAKIELYEHIIHKFSSEREKFFSFMKNKSLLDKILSVGAKKARNIAHERLNCIRKHLKFNYIT from the coding sequence ATGGAAAAAATATTAACAGGAATTAGAAGCACAGGGTCTCCTCACTTAGGGAATATTTTGGGTGTTATCATTCCGTCTATATTCATGGCCAATAAAAATATGAAACATTATTCATTTATATTTATAGCGGATTTACATTCTATGGTTCAAATAGAAAATATAGAAACAATAAGAAATAACACTTATCAAATTGCAGCTGCATGGCTAGCATTTGGTTTAAATGTAGATAATTGTTTACTTTACAGACAATCTGATGTTTCATTGGTTACTGAACTGGCTTGGTATTTTAATTGTTTTTATCCATACAAAAGACTTACGTTAGCCCATGCTTTTAAAGAAAAAGAAGTAGATAAAACAAAAATAAGTGTAGGTTTATTTACTTATCCTATTTTAATGGCTGCTGATATTTTACTTTACAATGCAAAAATTGTTCCAGTTGGAAAAGATCAATTACAACATATAGAAATAGCTCGTCGTATAGCCAATTATTTCAATAAAAAAGTAGGTGAAAAATTATTTGTATTACCTAATGCTCTTTTACAAAAAAATATGTTCGTTATAGGAACAGACGGTAAAAAAATGAGTAAATCTAAAAAAAATTGTATTAATATTTTTTCCTCAAATGAAGTTTTAAAGAAACAAATTATGGGAATTCGTACAGATAGTAAATCTGTAAAAGAAAAAAAAAATCCTGAAACTGATTATATTATATCTTTATATAGTTTGATAGCTTCTCTAGATCAAACAGAGATCATGAAAAAAAAATATATTAGAGGAGGATATGGATATTATGATGCAAAAATTGAATTATACGAGCATATTATTCATAAATTTTCATCAGAAAGAGAAAAGTTTTTTTCTTTTATGAAAAATAAATCTTTATTAGATAAGATTCTATCTGTAGGAGCTAAAAAAGCAAGAAATATAGCTCATGAAAGATTAAATTGTATTAGAAAACACTTGAAATTCAATTACATAACTTGA
- a CDS encoding nucleotide exchange factor GrpE, producing MDITEKNTEKKSKNDISDKKPSSSQEEKHDPFQKEIDSFKEELEKEKDKFLRLFAEFENYKKRIQKERFDIFRNVHEQILIDLIPVLDDFERGIKELKKTQDEHLVKGVFLIQEKLTKVLKEKGLKKIKIKKGDDFNTDFHEAITQIPAITENLKGKIIEIIEAGYLLKEKVIRHAKVITGK from the coding sequence ATGGACATTACTGAAAAAAATACTGAAAAAAAATCGAAAAATGATATATCAGATAAAAAACCTTCCTCTTCTCAAGAAGAAAAACATGATCCATTTCAAAAAGAAATTGATTCTTTTAAAGAAGAATTAGAAAAAGAAAAGGATAAATTTTTACGTCTTTTTGCAGAATTTGAAAATTATAAAAAACGTATTCAAAAAGAAAGATTTGATATTTTTAGAAATGTTCATGAACAAATACTTATAGATTTGATTCCAGTATTAGATGATTTTGAACGAGGAATTAAAGAATTGAAAAAAACTCAAGATGAACATCTTGTAAAAGGAGTTTTTTTGATACAAGAAAAACTTACTAAAGTTTTAAAAGAAAAAGGATTAAAAAAAATCAAAATAAAAAAAGGAGATGATTTTAACACAGATTTTCATGAAGCTATAACACAAATTCCAGCTATTACAGAAAATCTAAAAGGAAAAATTATAGAAATCATAGAAGCTGGATACCTTTTAAAGGAAAAAGTTATACGACATGCTAAAGTCATTACCGGAAAATAA
- the dnaJ gene encoding molecular chaperone DnaJ — MMKKDYYEVLGVSRNASPEEIKKAYRKLAIKYHPDKNLDNKKKAEEKFKEAAEAYEILSNPEKKQRYDKFGHSGVKGSSSSSGMNMEDIFANFGDIFSDAFGEGFSGFGFGRSTRHKTIKGSDLRIRVKLSLEEIANGVEKKVKVKRLKVAKGIKFKSCTSCNGTGQITRVTNTILGRMQTTSQCNICYGTGKIIENIPYGANKHGLIKEEELVNIKIPAGLTEGVQLKISEKGNEAPFDGISGDLIVLIEEIPHSKLKREGNNLHYDLYISFPDAILGALKEVPTISGKARIKIDPGTQSGKTLRLKNKGLPNLEGYGYGSLLIHINVWTPKKINEEQRKFFEKMRKNENFLPHPGNSEKSFFDRVREMFS; from the coding sequence ATGATGAAAAAAGATTATTACGAAGTATTAGGAGTTTCTAGAAATGCTTCTCCAGAAGAAATTAAAAAAGCTTATCGAAAATTAGCAATAAAATATCATCCAGATAAAAATTTAGATAATAAAAAAAAAGCAGAAGAAAAATTTAAAGAAGCGGCTGAAGCTTATGAAATTTTAAGTAACCCAGAAAAAAAACAACGTTATGATAAATTTGGACATTCTGGGGTAAAAGGAAGTAGTTCTAGTTCAGGAATGAACATGGAAGATATTTTTGCAAATTTTGGAGATATTTTTTCCGATGCATTCGGAGAAGGTTTTTCTGGATTTGGTTTTGGAAGATCAACCAGACATAAAACTATTAAAGGAAGTGATTTAAGAATCAGAGTTAAACTTTCATTAGAAGAAATAGCTAATGGAGTAGAAAAGAAAGTTAAGGTTAAAAGACTTAAAGTAGCTAAAGGAATAAAATTTAAAAGCTGTACATCTTGTAATGGTACAGGTCAAATAACACGAGTTACTAATACTATTCTAGGAAGAATGCAAACCACTTCTCAATGTAATATATGTTATGGAACGGGTAAAATTATTGAAAACATCCCTTATGGGGCTAATAAACATGGATTAATCAAAGAAGAAGAATTAGTAAATATTAAAATTCCAGCAGGTCTTACAGAAGGAGTTCAATTAAAAATTTCTGAAAAAGGAAACGAAGCTCCATTTGACGGAATTTCTGGAGATTTAATTGTGTTAATTGAGGAAATACCTCATTCCAAATTAAAAAGGGAAGGAAATAACCTTCACTATGATTTATACATATCATTTCCAGATGCAATATTGGGTGCTTTAAAAGAAGTTCCTACTATCAGTGGAAAAGCAAGAATAAAAATAGATCCAGGTACACAATCAGGAAAAACTCTTAGATTAAAAAATAAAGGATTACCAAATCTTGAAGGATATGGATATGGTAGTCTTCTAATTCATATTAATGTTTGGACTCCAAAAAAAATTAATGAAGAACAAAGAAAATTTTTTGAAAAAATGAGAAAAAATGAAAATTTTCTTCCTCACCCTGGTAATTCCGAAAAATCATTTTTTGATCGTGTAAGAGAGATGTTTTCTTAA
- the mnmA gene encoding tRNA 2-thiouridine(34) synthase MnmA encodes MKKVVVGLSGGVDSSVAALILKKKGYEVIGLFMHNWEEEENSDNKCFWKEDSIDAMLVSKQLNIPFQVIEMKNEYKKHVINYMFNEYKSGKTPNPDILCNREIKFNIFLKKSLNLGADFIATGHYVNKKKIVKNKKIIYRLLIGKDLNKDQSYFLCQLTQFQLKKTLFPLGSLTKDQVRKIAEIHKLCNARKKESQGLCFIGKINFPKFIKKRIPPKKGDIVYIHSNASVYQEPEKKFFFSKEEELFFVSKKKKYKKSDGKIIGYHEGAFYFTKGQRKGIALGGLKEALFVIDTDVKENIIYTGMGKQHPGLYRKSLFIHEKHIHWVREDLTLFEGEKMDVLCRIRYRQPLQKSKLYKFKKGMFIEFENMQCAITEGQFAVWYIGTELIGSGVISIILYFIFFLKI; translated from the coding sequence ATGAAAAAAGTAGTAGTCGGACTTTCAGGAGGAGTAGATTCAAGTGTCGCTGCATTGATTCTTAAAAAAAAGGGTTATGAAGTTATTGGTTTATTTATGCATAATTGGGAAGAAGAAGAAAATTCTGACAATAAATGTTTTTGGAAAGAAGACAGTATTGATGCTATGTTAGTTTCCAAGCAATTAAATATTCCTTTTCAAGTAATCGAAATGAAAAATGAATACAAAAAACATGTTATAAACTATATGTTTAATGAGTATAAATCAGGAAAAACACCTAATCCAGATATTTTATGTAATAGAGAAATAAAATTTAACATTTTCTTGAAAAAATCTCTTAATTTAGGAGCAGATTTTATTGCTACAGGACATTATGTAAATAAAAAAAAAATTGTAAAAAATAAAAAAATAATTTATCGTCTTTTAATTGGAAAAGATCTTAATAAAGATCAATCATATTTCTTGTGTCAATTAACACAATTTCAATTGAAAAAAACTTTATTTCCATTAGGATCTCTAACTAAAGATCAAGTAAGAAAAATAGCGGAAATACATAAATTATGTAATGCTCGTAAAAAAGAATCTCAAGGTTTATGTTTTATTGGAAAAATAAATTTTCCCAAATTTATTAAAAAAAGAATTCCTCCAAAAAAAGGAGACATAGTCTATATTCATTCTAATGCTTCAGTTTATCAAGAACCAGAAAAAAAATTCTTCTTTTCTAAAGAAGAAGAATTATTTTTTGTATCAAAAAAAAAAAAATATAAAAAATCAGATGGGAAAATAATTGGATACCATGAAGGAGCTTTTTATTTTACTAAGGGACAACGTAAAGGAATAGCATTAGGAGGTTTGAAAGAGGCTCTTTTTGTTATAGATACTGATGTAAAAGAAAATATTATTTATACAGGTATGGGAAAACAACATCCAGGATTATATAGAAAATCTTTGTTCATACATGAAAAACATATTCATTGGGTAAGGGAAGATCTTACTCTTTTTGAAGGAGAGAAAATGGATGTATTATGCAGAATACGTTATAGACAACCATTACAGAAATCAAAATTATATAAATTTAAGAAAGGAATGTTTATTGAATTTGAAAATATGCAATGTGCTATAACGGAAGGACAATTTGCCGTTTGGTACATTGGAACAGAACTAATAGGATCAGGAGTAATTTCTATTATTCTGTATTTTATATTTTTTTTGAAAATTTAA
- the ilvD gene encoding dihydroxy-acid dehydratase, translating into MEKRINNFSRKITKEPNLPAAHAMLYATGMKESDFCKAQIGIVSNWYEGNPCNMHLDQMAKKIKSSIITKNLIGIQFTTIGVSDGITMGTPGMRYSLPSREIIADSIETVVDSHHYDGVIAIPGCDKNIPGVMIALLRLNRPSIIVYGGSISSGYYNGKKLDVISSFEALGKKNTFQITENEYKNIVKNSCPGPGACGGMYTANTMAAALETMGIMLPYSSSSPSTSKSKEIECEEVSTYLKNLLKKGIKPKDIVTKTSIENGIKLAMCLGGSTNLILHFLAIARSANIDFSLKDFQKISNQVPLIGNLKPSGVFLMEDIHMYVGGMPVIIKYLLNEGILSGNCLTVTGKTLYENVKNVPNITFNQKIIHSLNHPIKKKGHIRILYGNLSPEGAIAKITGKEGTIFRGMANVFNSEEEANQSILNNKILAGVVIVIRYVGPIGGPGMPEMLKPTSYIMGSGLGKKVALITDGRFSGGTHGFVVGHITPEAQSGGLIALVKNGDFIKIDTENNTITLEVDDEEIKKRKKLWTCPLLKVKKGYLYKYTKMVSPASEGCITDQF; encoded by the coding sequence ATGGAAAAAAGAATAAACAATTTTAGCAGAAAAATTACAAAAGAACCCAATTTACCAGCAGCACATGCTATGTTGTATGCTACAGGTATGAAAGAATCAGATTTTTGTAAAGCTCAAATAGGAATAGTCAGCAATTGGTATGAAGGAAATCCTTGCAACATGCATTTAGACCAAATGGCAAAAAAAATAAAATCATCGATCATAACTAAAAACTTGATTGGGATTCAATTTACTACTATTGGAGTTAGTGATGGAATTACTATGGGAACACCAGGAATGAGATATTCACTTCCTTCTAGAGAAATAATAGCAGATAGTATAGAAACTGTAGTAGATTCTCATCATTATGATGGAGTAATTGCTATACCTGGATGTGATAAGAATATACCAGGGGTAATGATAGCCTTGTTAAGGTTAAATAGACCATCTATCATTGTATATGGTGGAAGTATTTCTTCCGGTTATTATAATGGAAAGAAATTAGATGTCATTTCTTCTTTTGAAGCTTTAGGAAAAAAAAATACCTTTCAAATAACTGAAAATGAATACAAAAATATCGTAAAAAATTCTTGTCCAGGACCAGGAGCTTGTGGTGGAATGTATACTGCAAATACTATGGCTGCTGCATTAGAAACCATGGGGATAATGCTTCCTTATTCTTCCTCTTCTCCTTCAACAAGTAAAAGTAAAGAAATAGAATGTGAAGAGGTTTCTACATATCTTAAAAATCTTTTAAAAAAAGGAATAAAACCAAAAGATATAGTTACAAAAACTTCTATAGAAAATGGAATTAAATTAGCTATGTGTTTGGGAGGGTCTACTAATTTAATTTTACATTTTTTAGCAATTGCTAGATCTGCAAATATTGATTTTTCTTTGAAAGATTTTCAAAAAATTAGTAATCAAGTTCCTCTTATTGGTAATCTTAAACCCAGTGGAGTTTTTTTAATGGAAGATATACATATGTATGTAGGAGGAATGCCTGTTATTATAAAATATTTATTAAATGAAGGAATATTATCAGGGAATTGTTTAACTGTTACTGGAAAAACGTTATATGAAAACGTTAAAAACGTACCTAACATAACTTTTAATCAGAAAATTATTCATTCCTTAAATCATCCCATCAAAAAAAAGGGACATATTAGAATTTTATATGGAAATTTATCACCTGAAGGAGCTATAGCAAAAATTACTGGAAAAGAAGGAACAATTTTTCGGGGAATGGCTAATGTTTTTAATTCTGAAGAAGAAGCAAATCAATCTATTTTGAATAATAAAATTTTAGCTGGAGTTGTTATTGTTATTCGATATGTAGGACCGATTGGAGGTCCAGGAATGCCAGAGATGTTAAAACCAACATCTTACATTATGGGATCTGGACTAGGTAAAAAAGTAGCTCTTATTACAGATGGTAGATTCTCAGGAGGAACCCATGGTTTTGTTGTAGGACATATTACTCCAGAAGCTCAATCTGGAGGATTAATTGCTTTAGTAAAAAATGGTGATTTCATTAAAATAGATACAGAAAATAATACAATTACACTTGAAGTAGATGATGAAGAAATTAAAAAAAGGAAAAAGTTGTGGACTTGCCCTTTATTAAAGGTTAAAAAAGGATATCTATATAAATATACAAAAATGGTGTCTCCAGCTTCTGAAGGATGCATTACAGATCAATTTTAG
- the ilvB gene encoding biosynthetic-type acetolactate synthase large subunit: MHYRSILAMYGKKLLYGSEIVIKTLLFEKVEYIFGYPGGAIMPIYDSLYDYSNSISHVLMRHEQGSIHAAQGYARATGKIGVCFTTSGPGATNLITGLADALIDSTPIVCITGQVSSHLLGTDAFQETNIIDISTPVTKWNIQVLKAKEICESIQKGFFIAKKGRPGPVLIDITKDAQFQKTVFNYNTNCEYIKNFHPYPPCIENHRIIEAANLINSAERPLIVVGQGVILAEAEEEFRNFVEKTGIPVASTLLGLGALNCNHRLYVGMLGMHGNYAPNILTNQCDILIAVGMRFDDRVTGDVKKYARQAKIIHLEIDSSEINKNVLCHIPILGDCKITLKKLIFHINESFHNKKWIDKFFFLNKKEKATVIKGDVNPERETISMGEVIKWINQYKQRNAILVTDVGQHQMIASRYFNFTSKRSQITSGGLGTMGFALPASIGAKLGAKNRQVICVVGDGGIQMTIQEMGTILQNKIPVKIILLNNNFLGMVRQWQQLFFDKRYSCTKLVNPDFIKLANAYDIKAKKVSRREELESSVKKALNHEKAFLLEVLIEKEENVFPMIPTGASVDEIRLT, translated from the coding sequence ATGCATTACAGATCAATTTTAGCTATGTATGGAAAAAAGTTATTATATGGTTCAGAAATAGTAATAAAAACGTTATTATTCGAAAAAGTAGAATACATATTTGGATATCCAGGTGGGGCTATTATGCCCATATATGATTCTTTGTACGATTACTCTAATTCTATTTCACATGTTCTCATGCGTCATGAACAAGGTTCTATTCACGCAGCACAAGGATACGCTAGAGCAACCGGAAAAATAGGTGTATGTTTTACAACTTCAGGTCCAGGTGCTACTAATTTAATTACCGGATTAGCAGATGCTTTGATAGATAGCACACCAATTGTCTGCATTACTGGACAAGTGTCCTCTCATTTATTAGGAACTGATGCTTTTCAAGAAACAAATATCATAGACATTTCTACTCCTGTTACAAAATGGAATATTCAAGTTTTAAAAGCTAAAGAGATTTGTGAATCAATTCAAAAAGGTTTTTTTATAGCTAAAAAAGGAAGACCGGGTCCTGTATTGATAGATATAACTAAAGATGCTCAGTTTCAAAAAACTGTATTTAACTATAATACAAATTGTGAATATATAAAAAATTTTCATCCATACCCCCCTTGTATAGAAAACCATAGAATAATAGAAGCTGCAAATTTAATAAATTCAGCTGAAAGACCTTTAATTGTTGTAGGACAAGGAGTTATTTTAGCTGAAGCTGAAGAGGAATTTCGAAATTTTGTTGAAAAAACTGGAATTCCAGTAGCTAGCACTTTATTAGGATTAGGCGCATTAAATTGTAATCATCGTTTATATGTAGGAATGTTAGGAATGCATGGAAATTATGCTCCCAATATTTTAACTAATCAATGTGATATTCTCATTGCGGTAGGTATGCGATTTGACGATCGTGTGACTGGAGATGTTAAAAAATATGCTAGACAGGCTAAAATAATTCATCTAGAAATAGATTCTTCCGAAATTAATAAAAATGTATTATGTCATATACCAATTTTGGGTGATTGTAAAATCACTTTGAAAAAATTAATTTTTCATATTAATGAATCTTTTCACAATAAAAAATGGATAGATAAATTTTTTTTTCTTAATAAAAAAGAGAAAGCTACAGTAATAAAAGGAGATGTAAATCCAGAAAGAGAAACTATTAGTATGGGTGAAGTTATAAAATGGATAAACCAATATAAACAAAGAAATGCAATTCTTGTAACTGACGTGGGACAACATCAGATGATTGCTTCAAGATATTTCAATTTTACTTCTAAAAGAAGCCAAATTACTTCTGGAGGACTAGGAACTATGGGTTTCGCTTTACCAGCTTCTATAGGGGCTAAATTAGGAGCTAAAAATAGGCAAGTTATTTGTGTTGTAGGAGATGGAGGAATTCAGATGACAATTCAAGAAATGGGAACGATCTTACAAAATAAAATTCCCGTTAAGATTATATTATTAAATAATAATTTTTTAGGAATGGTCCGTCAATGGCAACAGCTTTTTTTTGATAAACGTTATTCCTGTACAAAATTAGTTAATCCAGATTTTATAAAATTAGCTAACGCTTATGATATAAAAGCAAAAAAAGTGAGTAGAAGAGAAGAATTAGAAAGTTCAGTAAAAAAAGCATTAAATCATGAAAAAGCTTTTTTATTAGAAGTTTTAATAGAAAAAGAAGAGAATGTTTTTCCTATGATTCCTACAGGAGCATCCGTAGATGAAATTCGTTTAACATAA
- a CDS encoding acetolactate synthase, with protein MKHQFRIIILGEGKKETRLFSRILIILNRRNLKTNHINVSSHDDSETLNDVQQYIIDLECNNGQLFKIKKLIEKLIGIIHVYYYKLEEKNSWKKWKKMDLPLATF; from the coding sequence ATGAAGCATCAATTCAGAATAATAATTTTAGGAGAAGGAAAAAAAGAAACAAGATTATTCAGTAGAATTCTTATTATATTAAATAGAAGAAATTTGAAAACTAATCATATTAATGTATCTAGTCATGATGATAGTGAAACACTCAATGATGTACAACAATATATTATTGATTTAGAATGTAATAATGGACAGCTATTTAAAATCAAAAAATTAATTGAAAAGTTGATAGGAATAATTCATGTTTACTATTATAAATTAGAAGAAAAAAATTCGTGGAAAAAGTGGAAAAAAATGGATTTGCCATTAGCTACATTTTAA
- the ilvC gene encoding ketol-acid reductoisomerase: MKIKFGSTEENIITRDEFPLSKAKEILKKETISVLGYGVQGPGQSLNLRDNGFKVIVGQRKHSYSWNKALKDGWIEGKNLFSLEEASKKGTILMYLLSDAGQIHFWPILNKYLTKGKSLYFSHGFGLTFCNKTKIYPPKNIDIFLVAPKGSGTSLRKFFKKGKGINSSYSVYQDYSGNGLEKALSIGIGIGSGYLFETNFQNEVYSDLVGERGTLMGAIQGIFAAQYQVLREKGHSPSESFNETVEELTQSLMPLVSEKGMDWMYANCSTTAQRGALDWWKKFRDATFPIFQELYHEVSSGNEAERVIKSNSEMNYREKLEKELQDLRKSELWKVGSIIRNLRPEKKDEI, translated from the coding sequence ATGAAAATTAAATTTGGATCTACAGAAGAAAATATTATTACAAGAGATGAATTTCCATTATCTAAAGCTAAAGAAATTTTAAAAAAAGAAACTATCTCCGTATTAGGATATGGAGTCCAAGGACCCGGACAATCTCTAAACTTAAGAGATAATGGATTTAAAGTAATAGTAGGACAAAGAAAACATTCTTATTCTTGGAATAAAGCGTTAAAAGATGGATGGATAGAAGGTAAAAATCTTTTTTCTTTAGAAGAAGCTTCTAAAAAAGGAACTATACTCATGTATTTGTTATCAGATGCAGGTCAGATACATTTTTGGCCTATCCTTAATAAATATTTAACTAAAGGAAAATCTTTATATTTTTCACATGGTTTTGGATTAACTTTTTGTAATAAAACAAAAATATATCCTCCTAAAAATATAGATATTTTTTTAGTAGCACCCAAAGGATCGGGTACCAGTTTAAGAAAGTTTTTTAAAAAAGGAAAAGGGATTAATTCTAGTTATTCTGTCTATCAAGATTATAGTGGAAATGGATTAGAAAAAGCTTTATCAATTGGAATTGGAATAGGGTCTGGGTATTTATTTGAAACAAATTTTCAAAATGAAGTATATTCTGATTTAGTAGGAGAGAGAGGGACTTTGATGGGTGCTATACAAGGAATTTTTGCTGCACAATATCAAGTATTGAGAGAAAAAGGTCATTCTCCTTCAGAATCTTTTAACGAAACTGTAGAAGAGTTAACTCAAAGTCTAATGCCATTAGTTTCGGAAAAAGGAATGGACTGGATGTATGCCAATTGTTCTACTACTGCACAAAGAGGAGCTTTAGACTGGTGGAAAAAATTTAGAGATGCTACTTTTCCTATATTTCAAGAATTATATCATGAAGTTTCCTCTGGAAATGAAGCAGAAAGAGTTATAAAATCTAATAGTGAAATGAATTATAGAGAAAAATTAGAAAAAGAATTACAAGATCTTAGAAAGAGTGAATTATGGAAAGTAGGATCTATAATTCGTAATCTTAGACCGGAAAAAAAAGATGAAATTTAA
- the ilvA gene encoding threonine ammonia-lyase: MKNKLKGYFPSYKEIIKAKNILKDIIYETPLQRNSFLSEKHKANIFLKREDLQIIRSYKIRGAYNKIKSLSHTELKKGIICASAGNHAQGVAFSCNILKIPGKIYMPNTTPKQKVERVKMFGKKYVEITLIGDTFDEVSYEAIKDCKKNSKIFIHPFDDIKIIEGQATVGLEILQQSISDIDYVFVPIGGGGLASGVGSHFREFSPGTKIIGVEPKGAPSMSISLKKGKIVELKTIDRFIDGASVKKVGKLNFNICNQTLFNMQTVPEGKVCTTILDLYNLEAIVAEPAGALSIAALDFYSDDIKGKTIVCILSGGNNDITRMEEIRERSLLYEEKKHYFIVKFPQRTGALKEFVNNILGYKNDIVYFEYSKKTSKEEGPAVIGIELADKNEFSILLGRMRKYKVHFQYLNKNLDLFRILI, from the coding sequence TTGAAAAATAAGTTAAAAGGATATTTTCCTTCTTACAAGGAAATAATAAAAGCTAAAAATATATTAAAAGATATTATTTATGAAACTCCATTGCAGAGAAATTCTTTTTTATCAGAAAAACATAAAGCTAATATTTTTTTAAAGAGAGAAGATTTACAAATTATCCGTTCATATAAAATTAGAGGGGCTTATAATAAAATTAAAAGTTTATCTCATACAGAACTGAAAAAAGGTATTATCTGTGCAAGTGCAGGAAATCATGCACAGGGAGTGGCTTTTTCTTGTAACATATTAAAAATACCAGGAAAAATATATATGCCAAATACTACTCCTAAACAAAAAGTAGAAAGAGTAAAAATGTTTGGAAAAAAATATGTTGAAATTACTCTTATTGGAGATACTTTTGATGAGGTTAGTTATGAAGCTATAAAAGATTGTAAAAAAAATTCAAAAATTTTTATTCATCCTTTTGATGACATTAAAATTATTGAAGGACAAGCTACAGTTGGATTAGAAATTTTACAACAGTCTATTTCAGATATAGATTATGTTTTTGTTCCTATTGGTGGAGGAGGGTTAGCTTCTGGTGTAGGAAGCCATTTTCGAGAATTTAGTCCTGGAACTAAAATTATAGGTGTAGAACCTAAAGGAGCTCCATCTATGAGTATTTCTTTAAAAAAAGGAAAAATTGTTGAATTAAAAACAATAGATAGATTTATAGATGGTGCTTCAGTAAAGAAAGTGGGAAAATTGAATTTTAATATATGTAACCAAACATTGTTTAACATGCAAACCGTTCCGGAAGGAAAAGTTTGTACAACGATTCTTGATTTATATAATTTAGAAGCTATTGTTGCAGAACCGGCTGGAGCTCTTTCAATAGCAGCTTTAGACTTTTACTCTGATGATATAAAAGGAAAAACAATTGTTTGTATTTTAAGTGGAGGAAACAATGATATTACCAGAATGGAGGAAATCAGAGAACGATCTTTATTATATGAAGAAAAAAAACATTATTTCATTGTTAAATTTCCACAAAGAACTGGCGCTTTAAAAGAATTCGTTAATAATATTTTAGGATATAAAAATGATATTGTTTATTTTGAATATTCTAAAAAAACTTCTAAAGAAGAAGGACCAGCAGTAATAGGGATAGAATTAGCAGATAAAAATGAATTTTCTATATTATTAGGAAGAATGAGGAAATACAAAGTTCATTTTCAATATTTAAATAAAAATCTAGATTTATTTCGTATTCTCATATAA
- the dapB gene encoding 4-hydroxy-tetrahydrodipicolinate reductase has protein sequence MNIAIIGYGKMGKAIEKIARIRNHKISLCYDGTPSLDLLNKSHSDVVIEFSQPHSAFNNVKICIENNIPIVCGTTGWLNQIKFIKKICLEKNGSFLYSSNFSIGMNIFFEINKKLSQLLQLFSKDYEVTIEEIHHKDKIDKPSGTAIFLAKDIVNNKMKETWILDNRKSKNHILISSKRLNNIPGIHIVKYKSKIDSIKIQHKAYSRECFALGAVIAAEWIQNKKGIFSMKEVLGL, from the coding sequence ATGAATATAGCAATAATAGGGTATGGAAAAATGGGAAAAGCTATAGAAAAAATAGCTAGAATTAGAAATCATAAAATTTCATTATGTTATGATGGGACTCCTTCTTTAGATTTATTAAATAAATCACATTCAGATGTAGTAATAGAATTTAGTCAACCTCATTCTGCATTTAACAATGTAAAAATTTGTATAGAAAATAATATCCCTATAGTATGTGGAACCACAGGATGGTTAAACCAAATTAAATTTATAAAAAAAATATGTTTAGAAAAAAATGGATCTTTTTTGTATTCCTCTAATTTTAGTATTGGAATGAATATTTTTTTCGAGATTAATAAAAAATTATCCCAATTATTACAACTCTTTTCTAAAGATTATGAAGTAACAATAGAAGAAATTCATCATAAGGATAAAATAGATAAACCTAGTGGAACAGCAATTTTCTTAGCAAAGGATATTGTGAATAATAAAATGAAAGAAACATGGATTTTAGATAATAGAAAATCAAAAAATCATATTTTAATTTCATCAAAAAGATTAAATAATATACCAGGAATTCATATTGTAAAATATAAATCTAAAATAGACAGTATTAAAATACAACATAAAGCTTATAGTAGGGAATGTTTTGCTTTAGGTGCTGTTATTGCAGCAGAGTGGATACAAAACAAAAAAGGTATTTTTTCTATGAAAGAAGTATTAGGATTATAA